The following coding sequences lie in one Silvanigrella aquatica genomic window:
- a CDS encoding DUF4011 domain-containing protein, whose protein sequence is MNNIQLKRQLLKYRDSLEGFTPKNSSLFYKHNVSTTINLTIDDNENVDISKNDSPINRHLRWISKEFEQIFIAKKFDLNSYLLIEKKLNSNLFQKLEKLTYISESYERKFGNSCLYLLGPFLSWQSNCNKTNAPIFKIPVYLNKNSKDQYHLYFHKETITFNEVLLHYLEYFFNIKFDSDKEFHSVNYAFHYFTEILRNHGIFFQYLNYKYEFKDDYVDNQFLIYDFMNIDILENENLSLYKDYNEIVKLNDASNILHDLLKKEDLNHVEKNENRAVYPDTKDELKYFIYKNELRNILDIAKNERSVVLSLPIGVQKNDILCDIILNAVIQNKKVLFVSENKNYLDSLYQKMLMHSLNKNIIIVNDNQLNKDEIFSDILKFNDEKSNYNLDDDFLKVIYDNEKIKININNFYSMTQEKHLKSGLKNVEIIHKALNVKKELSDENIFKKFGHIEWEKLSQILAEIDGIQYFYSRLDNSLDSPWIYKHTETTKTKELFNVLLEIKNNITQLNCEKKYLNYKISQFQPFNDSLDYLNEYAVFINRNNLDLEISYDYKEIWEKNISWPSDLINYSNQIKLLILEMDLNKKGYLAIKLNTDPTLVLELEKYFSLPHNFTKFFSKKYWSMCMMVKNICPTWDGSLQPFIQFQNYLNAFEKLSSLVADISAKSINDPSNPNHVIEIANKIQIDLEKIFQIFYDASMILIPNHFNEATNSYYSYKNVMQIIRNIADTVKNREECDFKIDEYWNRLNNFIDINRLKISHVEKKIALIGVLIDRIDDIDFIHQYNNIINKIKDKFDIINLDLNIIESLSHHQGKWKDIVFSSVIVGWFGEIIADYPSIRNFGKMLFSYYDNEIIKNYAYYNRNKYIYCQNEISKNYPDLTDNKIFKELSNQFLNYFSIGNPNHFNDDEFTLFQKIMPLWMMTPHSASRFLPLKQELFDLVIFDNFPIHSMNKAIPLIYRAQQIFIIKEAHHSSISSSKDDNSRSSDNIDKIIFKNSLQYEFKNTSCHLNEALLAFYNVALCKGDLYFAQRPMVFLSESQIQYIQINTDWKNKTEVIGNHFLNLMESNPHQSFAIVTISIEQSLKYNDYLTRVIQINEFIPWSIQGFTYVNQQNPHVKICIQDIENMTFEQFDNVIFIIDSHDSLLIKSKLFENDNINFFIAKIISIVKDKFYIFSSFPLNDFDTSEKAYVDNYYMCLLGRLLKYSKVLSEDNIDAAFSILKSFKGNNKLFSNKKVNEFSNYVKLELENLGYKVSESIGFHHVCIDLAIHHPFKKNQYILGIICDEGFLSSNEKLSDTTLDIQVLTKLGWNIEKLYSIDWLKDPLAELNNIHLILQKIMQIERGNIVEYNELNAII, encoded by the coding sequence ATGAACAATATCCAGCTGAAAAGACAGCTTTTAAAATATCGGGATTCCTTAGAAGGTTTTACGCCAAAAAACTCCTCCCTATTTTATAAGCATAATGTTTCAACGACAATTAACTTAACAATTGATGATAATGAAAATGTCGATATTTCTAAAAATGACTCACCAATCAATCGTCATTTGCGTTGGATCTCGAAAGAGTTTGAACAAATATTTATTGCTAAAAAATTTGATTTAAATAGCTATCTATTAATTGAAAAAAAATTAAATTCAAATCTATTTCAAAAGCTTGAAAAATTGACTTATATTTCTGAAAGCTATGAAAGAAAATTTGGAAACTCGTGTCTTTACTTATTGGGACCTTTTTTGTCCTGGCAAAGCAACTGTAATAAAACCAATGCCCCTATTTTTAAAATACCTGTTTATTTAAATAAAAATAGTAAAGATCAATATCATCTTTATTTTCATAAAGAGACTATTACTTTTAATGAAGTATTACTGCATTATCTCGAGTATTTTTTTAATATTAAATTTGATAGTGATAAAGAGTTTCACTCTGTAAATTATGCTTTTCATTATTTTACTGAAATATTAAGAAATCATGGTATATTTTTTCAATATCTAAACTATAAATATGAGTTTAAAGATGATTATGTTGATAATCAGTTTTTGATTTATGATTTTATGAATATTGATATTTTGGAAAATGAAAACCTATCTCTTTATAAAGATTATAATGAAATAGTTAAATTAAATGATGCTAGTAATATATTGCATGATTTGCTTAAAAAGGAGGATTTAAATCATGTTGAAAAAAATGAAAATAGAGCAGTATACCCAGATACGAAAGATGAATTAAAATATTTTATTTATAAAAATGAATTAAGGAATATTCTTGACATTGCAAAAAATGAAAGATCTGTAGTTCTATCGTTGCCCATTGGAGTTCAAAAAAATGATATTTTATGTGATATTATTTTAAATGCAGTTATTCAAAATAAAAAGGTTCTTTTTGTTTCAGAAAATAAAAATTACTTGGATTCACTATATCAGAAAATGTTAATGCATTCATTAAATAAAAATATTATTATAGTTAATGATAATCAATTAAATAAAGATGAAATATTTTCTGATATTTTAAAATTTAATGATGAAAAAAGTAATTATAATTTGGATGATGATTTTTTAAAAGTTATTTATGATAATGAAAAAATAAAAATTAATATAAATAATTTTTATAGCATGACGCAAGAAAAGCATTTGAAAAGTGGCTTAAAAAATGTTGAAATTATTCACAAAGCACTCAATGTAAAAAAAGAGCTATCTGATGAAAATATTTTCAAAAAATTTGGCCATATTGAGTGGGAAAAATTGTCTCAGATTTTAGCTGAAATTGATGGTATACAATATTTTTATAGTAGGTTGGATAACAGTCTTGATAGTCCTTGGATTTATAAGCACACAGAAACGACTAAAACAAAAGAATTATTTAATGTTTTATTAGAAATTAAAAATAATATTACTCAATTAAATTGTGAAAAAAAATATCTTAATTATAAAATATCTCAATTTCAACCTTTCAATGATTCTCTCGATTATCTCAATGAATATGCTGTTTTTATCAATAGAAATAATTTAGATCTTGAGATTTCATATGACTATAAAGAAATTTGGGAAAAAAATATTTCATGGCCCTCTGATTTAATAAATTATTCTAATCAAATAAAATTGCTTATTTTAGAAATGGATTTAAATAAAAAAGGTTATTTAGCGATAAAGCTGAATACAGATCCTACACTTGTATTAGAACTTGAAAAATATTTTTCACTGCCCCATAATTTTACTAAGTTTTTTTCAAAAAAATATTGGTCAATGTGTATGATGGTAAAAAATATCTGCCCTACCTGGGATGGTTCCCTGCAGCCGTTTATTCAATTTCAAAACTACTTAAATGCATTTGAAAAGCTATCATCTTTGGTTGCAGACATATCAGCAAAAAGTATTAATGATCCTTCAAATCCTAATCATGTAATCGAAATAGCTAATAAAATTCAAATCGATTTAGAAAAAATATTTCAAATTTTTTATGACGCTTCAATGATCCTAATACCAAATCACTTTAACGAAGCGACAAATTCCTATTATAGCTATAAAAATGTAATGCAAATTATTAGAAATATAGCCGACACGGTAAAAAATAGGGAAGAATGTGATTTCAAAATAGATGAATATTGGAATAGACTGAATAACTTCATTGATATAAACCGACTTAAAATATCTCATGTAGAGAAAAAAATAGCATTAATAGGTGTTTTAATAGATAGAATTGATGATATCGATTTTATCCATCAATATAATAATATTATAAATAAAATAAAAGACAAATTTGATATTATAAATTTGGATCTGAATATAATAGAGTCTTTGTCTCATCATCAAGGAAAGTGGAAAGATATTGTTTTTTCTTCCGTCATTGTAGGATGGTTTGGTGAAATTATTGCTGATTATCCCTCGATTAGAAATTTTGGAAAAATGCTATTTTCATATTATGATAATGAAATTATAAAAAATTATGCATATTATAATAGAAATAAATATATTTATTGTCAAAATGAAATATCAAAAAATTATCCTGATTTAACTGACAATAAAATTTTTAAAGAATTGTCAAATCAATTTTTAAATTATTTTTCTATAGGTAATCCAAATCATTTTAATGATGATGAATTTACATTGTTTCAAAAAATTATGCCTCTGTGGATGATGACTCCCCATTCTGCAAGTCGCTTTCTACCTTTGAAACAGGAATTATTCGATCTTGTTATATTCGATAATTTTCCCATTCATAGTATGAATAAGGCCATCCCTTTAATTTATAGGGCACAACAGATTTTTATTATTAAGGAAGCTCATCACTCTTCAATTTCTTCAAGTAAGGATGATAATTCGAGAAGTTCAGATAATATTGATAAAATAATTTTTAAAAATTCACTCCAATATGAATTTAAAAATACATCATGTCATCTCAATGAAGCTCTTTTAGCATTTTATAATGTGGCTCTATGTAAGGGTGATCTTTATTTTGCTCAGAGACCTATGGTTTTTTTATCGGAAAGTCAAATTCAATATATACAAATAAATACAGATTGGAAAAATAAAACTGAAGTTATTGGAAATCATTTTTTAAATCTGATGGAATCAAATCCTCATCAATCATTTGCTATTGTTACTATATCAATTGAACAATCTCTTAAGTATAATGATTATTTGACTCGTGTTATTCAAATTAATGAATTTATCCCATGGTCAATTCAGGGGTTTACTTATGTGAATCAACAAAATCCTCATGTAAAAATTTGTATCCAAGATATTGAAAATATGACTTTTGAACAGTTTGATAATGTTATTTTTATCATAGATTCTCATGATTCATTGTTGATAAAGTCAAAATTATTTGAAAATGATAATATCAATTTTTTTATTGCGAAAATAATATCTATTGTGAAAGATAAGTTTTATATTTTCTCATCCTTTCCATTAAATGATTTTGATACCAGTGAAAAGGCCTATGTCGATAATTATTATATGTGCCTATTGGGGCGTTTATTAAAATATTCTAAAGTGTTGAGTGAAGATAATATTGATGCCGCTTTTTCCATACTGAAATCTTTTAAAGGTAATAATAAATTATTTTCTAATAAAAAAGTGAATGAATTTTCGAATTATGTCAAATTAGAACTTGAAAACCTTGGCTATAAGGTTTCCGAATCTATTGGTTTTCATCATGTCTGCATCGATCTGGCAATACATCATCCTTTTAAGAAAAATCAGTATATTTTAGGAATTATCTGTGATGAAGGATTCCTATCATCAAACGAAAAGTTATCCGATACCACATTAGACATTCAGGTATTGACGAAATTAGGCTGGAATATTGAGAAGCTTTATTCCATCGATTGGCTAAAAGACCCTTTAGCAGAGTTGAATAATATTCATCTTATTCTTCAAAAAATCATGCAAATAGAAAGAGGAAATATTGTTGAGTATAATGAATTAAATGCTATAATTTAA
- the secG gene encoding preprotein translocase subunit SecG — protein sequence MISTLLTTLLIIDALVLIVLIIVLQQGNEGGLGGAFGGGNTTGFFGATGGVKLIVRATWMCGLLFFILAISLSWVKTHNKYDLKNQLEKNLTAPVVPLTNSVPSTAAPGLPGTTAPVVLPKAVEQQAPAAPVQPVPTATPAPVKP from the coding sequence ATGATTTCAACTCTTCTGACAACTCTTTTAATCATAGATGCCTTAGTTTTGATAGTCCTAATTATTGTGCTTCAGCAAGGTAACGAAGGTGGACTTGGCGGAGCCTTTGGTGGAGGTAACACAACAGGCTTTTTTGGTGCAACCGGTGGCGTCAAACTTATTGTGAGAGCAACCTGGATGTGTGGACTTTTGTTTTTTATATTGGCCATCTCCTTGTCCTGGGTCAAAACTCACAACAAATATGACCTAAAAAATCAGCTTGAAAAAAACTTAACGGCTCCTGTCGTACCTTTGACCAATTCTGTGCCTTCGACAGCAGCTCCTGGGCTTCCGGGCACAACGGCTCCCGTAGTGCTTCCTAAAGCGGTAGAGCAACAGGCACCTGCTGCTCCAGTTCAGCCAGTGCCCACAGCAACTCCCGCTCCTGTAAAACCCTAA
- a CDS encoding DEAD/DEAH box helicase: MTRMTKKKEVSEKTDKTSKAKPSAIRSKKASTKADAPAPKTKKQESTKSLKETKSPTKAAPKKTKEVAAKKEKVTKAEAIKPQTMKKTASSSKKSVEMLPQETLFPDISPSFPPKAVEVQAQKESLVQKNEVAPEKVIHKLEEKVTKQQLSSKFKPLILTLDTIPAPQYVVPNEMEKKTKNITFENLIASDSIIEAVKKAGFLEPNETLQKALPATLRGSDVLLLKPKEVEGFLIGTVTAASKILSESLPKGTAQCPSVLFISPSQKKADEVYLASQAIFNSLGISVAKLNENSQAEDNATVTSQSIDVLVATPKSMNAALQSKSIKSKNIGLCFAMEAQSFTNEEIIADLEQTLAELSQDRTQKIITSNENSPYVREFSFKFLEDPEYISTLPSQIKERNPKQFAHSLQATQKFQVLLGHLKTHKPNCAAIFANTKAVAEWIAFKLHGNGIKVELITSQLSPQKKVSLAKSIRSGEVNVIVTNDAIANSLGIRELNCIYNFDLPDVAETFMKRIARIEGAKNPIAVSFICEDYGFNIKAIENTLGFKIHIATPDKNYFNLKDISEYPLEPSGKVKRIGVVYDEVVEETKEEIVQPKVESKIEVKVEPKTTKKYELESSNTTRVAPPQAAGASAFSAKLYPRPESENKEENAAFAKDATSKTHSTASFSQKPFEPRKNAYQQGNRPQFDSSMNRAGSDKFVRRDERAKDAIDAARLAAKAANEKRRDRTTQKTATSPKRPGLFDIMVSLVQDAVQSAAHAAKESVANNIQENLPKLSTVLDRFKILKKPSKLPEDNNKE; the protein is encoded by the coding sequence ATGACACGCATGACCAAAAAAAAAGAAGTTTCCGAGAAAACAGACAAAACAAGTAAGGCAAAACCTTCTGCAATAAGGTCTAAAAAAGCCTCCACAAAGGCTGATGCCCCTGCGCCAAAAACGAAAAAACAAGAAAGTACTAAGTCTTTGAAAGAGACCAAATCCCCTACAAAGGCAGCACCTAAAAAAACAAAAGAAGTGGCTGCTAAAAAAGAAAAAGTGACAAAAGCAGAAGCAATTAAGCCTCAAACAATGAAAAAGACAGCTTCCAGCTCCAAAAAATCTGTGGAAATGCTTCCACAGGAAACCTTGTTTCCTGATATAAGCCCTAGTTTCCCCCCAAAAGCGGTTGAAGTTCAGGCACAAAAAGAATCACTCGTTCAAAAAAATGAAGTGGCACCTGAAAAAGTGATACACAAACTTGAAGAAAAAGTAACAAAACAACAACTTTCCTCAAAGTTTAAACCCCTCATTTTAACCTTAGATACCATTCCTGCACCTCAATATGTCGTGCCAAATGAAATGGAAAAAAAGACAAAAAACATAACATTTGAAAATCTCATTGCGAGCGATAGTATTATCGAAGCCGTAAAAAAAGCGGGTTTTTTAGAACCTAATGAGACTCTCCAAAAGGCACTTCCCGCCACTCTTCGCGGATCGGATGTATTGCTTCTCAAGCCCAAAGAAGTGGAAGGATTCCTCATTGGAACTGTAACGGCCGCATCAAAAATTCTTTCTGAAAGCCTTCCTAAAGGTACAGCGCAATGCCCTTCTGTGCTTTTTATAAGCCCTTCACAGAAAAAAGCCGATGAAGTTTATCTAGCGAGCCAAGCTATTTTTAACAGCTTAGGCATTTCCGTAGCTAAGCTAAATGAGAATTCTCAAGCCGAAGACAACGCCACTGTAACTTCACAGAGCATTGATGTCCTTGTTGCTACTCCTAAAAGTATGAATGCGGCATTGCAAAGCAAATCGATCAAATCCAAGAACATTGGCCTTTGTTTTGCCATGGAAGCACAAAGCTTTACCAACGAAGAGATTATTGCTGACTTAGAACAAACCCTTGCTGAGCTCTCCCAAGATAGAACTCAAAAAATTATAACATCAAATGAAAACTCTCCTTATGTACGAGAGTTTTCATTTAAATTTCTCGAAGATCCTGAGTATATAAGCACTCTTCCTAGCCAAATTAAAGAAAGAAATCCAAAGCAATTTGCACACTCTTTGCAAGCAACACAAAAATTCCAGGTTTTATTAGGTCATTTAAAAACCCATAAACCTAACTGTGCCGCTATTTTTGCTAATACAAAAGCAGTTGCCGAATGGATTGCTTTCAAACTTCATGGCAACGGTATTAAAGTCGAGCTCATAACATCACAGCTCAGTCCGCAAAAAAAAGTTTCACTAGCAAAATCGATACGTTCCGGAGAAGTCAATGTCATTGTTACAAACGATGCCATTGCCAATTCCTTAGGAATTCGAGAACTCAATTGCATATATAACTTCGATTTACCTGATGTTGCAGAAACATTTATGAAGCGTATTGCAAGAATTGAAGGCGCGAAAAATCCTATTGCTGTTTCTTTTATTTGTGAAGATTATGGCTTCAATATCAAAGCAATTGAAAATACTTTAGGATTTAAAATCCATATTGCCACTCCCGATAAAAATTATTTTAATTTAAAAGATATTTCCGAATATCCCCTAGAACCAAGTGGAAAAGTCAAACGAATTGGCGTCGTATACGACGAAGTTGTCGAAGAAACAAAAGAAGAAATCGTTCAACCTAAAGTTGAGTCGAAAATTGAAGTAAAAGTGGAACCAAAAACAACGAAGAAGTATGAACTGGAAAGCAGCAACACAACGCGCGTGGCACCACCTCAAGCAGCCGGAGCATCTGCTTTTTCGGCAAAGCTTTATCCTCGTCCCGAAAGCGAAAACAAAGAAGAAAACGCTGCTTTTGCGAAAGATGCGACAAGCAAAACTCATTCGACAGCTTCTTTTTCTCAAAAACCATTCGAGCCGCGTAAAAATGCCTATCAACAAGGTAACAGGCCTCAGTTTGACAGCAGCATGAATCGCGCCGGTTCCGACAAATTTGTACGTAGGGATGAACGCGCCAAAGATGCTATCGATGCCGCACGCCTTGCTGCAAAAGCCGCAAACGAGAAACGCAGAGATCGCACAACACAAAAAACAGCAACATCACCCAAACGTCCTGGACTCTTCGATATTATGGTTTCCTTAGTACAAGATGCCGTTCAATCAGCAGCTCATGCCGCTAAGGAATCAGTAGCAAACAATATTCAAGAGAATCTTCCTAAACTATCGACAGTACTTGATCGCTTTAAAATACTTAAAAAGCCTTCAAAACTTCCTGAAGATAATAATAAAGAATAA
- a CDS encoding fumarate reductase/succinate dehydrogenase flavoprotein subunit yields MLKHNIPSGKIEDKWQNHVFDSKLVNPANRKKFSVIVVGTGLAGASAASSLAEAEYKVTAFCLQDTPRRAHSIAAQGGINAAKNYKNDGDSTYRFFYDTVKGGDYRAREAGVYRLAELSSKVIDHCVATGVPFAREYGGLLDNRSFGGTQVERTFYAKGQTGQQLLLGAYQSMMRQVAEKNINMLTRREMLDLVVIDGKARGIIVRNLVSGEIEAHHADAVIIATGGYANLFYLSTNAKPSNATAIWRAYKRGAYFANPCFTQIHPTCIPVSGDHQSKLTLMSESLRNDGRIWIPKKASEERNINEIQESERDYFLERIYPSFGNLVPRDVASRAVKKICDDGFGVGGAGLSVYLDFKDKIKERGKNYLEEKYGNLFQMYEKIVGDDPYQKPMRIYPAIHYTMGGLWVDYNLMSSVPGLFVLGEANFSEHGANRLGANALLQGLVDGYFILPVTLGNYFANSNLKKIHKEQEEFQEGIQNTQLNINNLVNIKGNQLADEIHEKIGKVMWNCCSMSRNKQKLEDALKLIPRIKDEFWNDLKIPSDANTINQELEKAGRLGDYIELAELMCHDALAREESCGSHFREEFQTKNGDPMRDDNNFCHIAAWKYNGIKENPERIVEKLEFEYCKPSSRDYR; encoded by the coding sequence ATGCTCAAACACAATATTCCTAGCGGAAAAATAGAAGACAAATGGCAAAATCATGTATTTGATAGCAAATTGGTCAATCCTGCAAATCGCAAAAAGTTTTCCGTTATTGTCGTTGGAACAGGATTAGCAGGTGCATCTGCAGCATCATCGCTGGCGGAAGCAGAATATAAAGTAACTGCATTTTGTTTGCAGGACACTCCCCGACGAGCGCACTCCATTGCTGCTCAGGGCGGAATAAATGCAGCTAAAAATTATAAAAATGATGGCGATTCCACTTATCGTTTTTTTTACGATACCGTGAAAGGAGGCGATTATCGTGCCCGTGAAGCCGGTGTCTACCGTTTGGCAGAATTATCCTCAAAAGTTATTGATCACTGTGTGGCGACAGGTGTTCCGTTTGCGAGAGAATACGGAGGCCTTTTAGATAATAGATCCTTTGGTGGAACCCAGGTCGAAAGAACTTTTTATGCAAAAGGCCAAACAGGTCAGCAACTTCTTCTGGGTGCTTATCAAAGTATGATGCGTCAAGTTGCTGAAAAAAATATTAATATGCTGACACGTCGTGAAATGCTCGATCTCGTTGTCATTGATGGAAAAGCACGAGGAATTATTGTTCGTAATTTGGTCAGCGGAGAAATTGAAGCTCATCATGCCGATGCGGTTATTATCGCTACAGGTGGTTATGCCAATTTATTTTATCTTTCTACAAATGCTAAACCATCTAATGCTACTGCCATTTGGCGTGCCTATAAACGGGGTGCTTATTTTGCAAACCCCTGTTTTACACAAATTCATCCCACTTGTATTCCTGTATCTGGCGATCATCAATCTAAATTAACATTAATGTCAGAATCATTGAGAAATGATGGAAGAATTTGGATTCCTAAAAAAGCGAGCGAGGAGAGAAATATAAATGAAATTCAGGAATCGGAGCGCGATTATTTTTTAGAGCGCATTTATCCGAGTTTCGGTAATTTAGTGCCACGTGATGTTGCCTCACGAGCGGTAAAAAAAATATGTGATGATGGTTTTGGTGTGGGTGGGGCGGGATTATCTGTTTACTTAGATTTTAAAGATAAAATAAAGGAACGTGGTAAAAATTATTTAGAAGAAAAATATGGCAATTTATTTCAAATGTATGAAAAAATTGTTGGTGATGATCCTTATCAGAAACCCATGCGTATATATCCTGCTATTCACTACACCATGGGTGGTCTTTGGGTTGACTATAATTTAATGTCCTCAGTTCCCGGATTATTTGTATTAGGAGAAGCAAATTTCAGTGAGCACGGCGCTAACCGCTTAGGCGCGAATGCTCTTCTTCAAGGACTGGTCGATGGTTACTTTATTTTACCCGTTACATTAGGAAATTATTTTGCCAATTCCAATTTAAAAAAGATTCATAAAGAGCAGGAAGAGTTTCAAGAGGGTATTCAGAATACTCAGTTAAATATAAATAATCTTGTGAATATAAAAGGAAATCAACTTGCCGACGAAATACATGAAAAAATTGGTAAAGTAATGTGGAATTGTTGCTCTATGTCGCGCAATAAACAAAAACTAGAAGATGCTTTAAAGTTGATTCCAAGAATAAAAGATGAATTTTGGAATGATCTTAAAATTCCATCCGATGCGAACACCATAAATCAGGAATTGGAAAAAGCAGGTCGTCTAGGCGATTACATTGAGCTTGCTGAATTAATGTGCCACGATGCCCTTGCACGAGAAGAATCTTGTGGCAGTCATTTTCGGGAAGAATTTCAAACAAAAAATGGCGATCCCATGCGCGACGACAATAATTTTTGTCATATTGCTGCTTGGAAATATAATGGGATTAAAGAAAATCCTGAGCGCATAGTTGAAAAATTAGAATTTGAATATTGTAAACCTAGTTCGAGAGATTATAGATAA
- a CDS encoding GNAT family N-acetyltransferase → MRKFIAGCENTIQKKFAYIPNRLNNCKVIKLNNFTLIQSPYKTSMFNIAWIKELNKETYQEKIQNIIDTLSPNPFALWLGPNTISCVKESQLIEMGFIKEANETGMCIELNQFNENIYESNLQSIFEVIDKEGILKFIDVLEAYDPFVRDYYLKVFHEIGLGEHQPFRFFYLSKDGKAVCIASLFFADNYCGIFDVITHEAHRKQGHANKLMKYLLSYAKKRQTDHMCLTASSPEAVYLYKKMGFIELGYYNCFEFKFRF, encoded by the coding sequence ATGAGAAAATTTATAGCGGGATGTGAAAATACGATTCAAAAAAAATTTGCATATATTCCAAATCGACTGAACAATTGTAAAGTGATTAAATTAAATAATTTTACATTAATTCAATCACCATATAAAACCTCCATGTTCAATATCGCATGGATAAAAGAACTCAATAAAGAAACTTATCAAGAAAAGATACAAAATATAATAGATACTTTGTCACCCAACCCTTTTGCCCTATGGCTGGGACCAAACACAATTTCTTGTGTCAAGGAATCACAATTAATTGAAATGGGATTTATTAAAGAAGCCAATGAAACGGGAATGTGTATAGAATTAAATCAATTTAATGAAAATATTTATGAATCAAATCTACAGTCAATTTTTGAAGTAATTGATAAAGAAGGTATTTTAAAATTTATTGATGTTCTTGAAGCCTACGATCCTTTTGTCCGCGATTATTATTTAAAAGTTTTTCATGAAATTGGACTTGGAGAGCATCAGCCCTTTCGCTTTTTTTATTTAAGCAAAGATGGAAAAGCTGTTTGCATCGCCTCTCTATTTTTCGCAGATAATTATTGCGGGATTTTTGATGTGATCACTCATGAAGCACATCGCAAACAAGGTCATGCAAATAAACTAATGAAATATTTATTGAGCTATGCTAAAAAACGTCAAACGGATCATATGTGCTTAACAGCATCTTCTCCAGAAGCGGTTTATTTATATAAAAAAATGGGATTTATTGAATTAGGGTATTATAACTGCTTTGAATTTAAATTCCGCTTTTAA